From Mannheimia pernigra, one genomic window encodes:
- a CDS encoding penicillin-binding protein 1A gives MRIAKIIFSALLSLLILGGVIGGLLYMHIKSDLPDVATLKNVQLQQPMQIFTLDGKLIGEVGEERRIPVNLEEVPPMLIKAILATEDARFYEHKGIDPKGIMRAVWRISQGDRQGASTITQQLAKNFFLTPERSLERKVKEAILALEIEQVLTKDEILELYLNKIYLGYRSYGVVAAAKTYFNKALKDLTLSEIAIIAGLPKAPSTMNPLYSVKRAEERRNIVLGRMLETRDITRDEYEKAKAEPIVANYYGAALEFRADYVTEMVRQEIVKRYGENIAYNKGLKVYATVLSADQKAAQDALRDNLIDYDRKHGWRGAEKLWTGSEAWDDEKIIEYLSKLPKSEPFTPAVVMQADKSKYAILLANGDTSTLKRTNASFAPKGLKVGEQIWVRQNKNKEWALGQIPEVNSALVSINSENGAIEAIVGGFSFEQSRFNRATQSVVQVGSAIKPFIYTAAMNKGLSLSTTISDGQIVIKKKGQKEWRPKNADGVYGGPVRVRVALGKSRNMVAIRVLQMAGIDYVADYLQRFGFNPNQYVATESLALGAASFTPLEMARAYAVFNNGGYLIEPYIIDRIIDAQGYELYQANPVVACLLCNHPVIYSEPQYFDSVKIHDETQVGTMPTTTSNNNEEVVEDITDIEPELQADNAEKSAPSLMAESSHHIKGLRYAPHVISNELAFLMRSALATAVTGEPEYGWRGTSYKMLNTIKRADVGGKTGTTNNAKATWYAGFGADISTVVYVGFDNNKRLGKGASGSATALPAWTNYMKVALADKKVEKEIVPKNIVEVKIDPSSGFLGDGRKEFFIKGTEPTKRYVIERGYTEKPPMQTSPDQLGLPPSGGAQSGELF, from the coding sequence ATGCGGATCGCAAAAATAATATTTAGTGCTTTACTTTCACTGCTAATTTTAGGTGGGGTAATTGGCGGTTTACTTTATATGCACATCAAGTCTGATTTGCCTGATGTGGCAACACTTAAGAATGTTCAGTTGCAGCAACCAATGCAGATTTTTACCTTAGATGGTAAATTAATTGGTGAAGTAGGGGAAGAACGCCGTATTCCTGTCAATCTTGAAGAGGTGCCTCCAATGCTGATAAAAGCGATTTTAGCTACAGAGGATGCGCGTTTTTATGAACATAAAGGGATAGATCCTAAAGGTATTATGCGTGCAGTTTGGCGTATCAGTCAGGGTGACAGACAAGGTGCGAGTACTATTACTCAGCAGTTAGCGAAAAACTTTTTCTTAACACCTGAGCGTAGCCTTGAGCGTAAAGTGAAAGAGGCTATTCTTGCATTAGAAATTGAGCAAGTGCTAACGAAAGACGAAATTTTAGAGCTTTACTTAAATAAGATTTATTTGGGATATCGCTCATATGGTGTTGTTGCAGCAGCAAAAACCTATTTCAATAAAGCGTTGAAAGATTTAACACTTTCTGAAATTGCAATTATTGCAGGTTTGCCAAAAGCACCATCAACGATGAACCCGCTTTATTCCGTAAAACGTGCTGAAGAGCGTCGTAATATCGTTTTAGGACGAATGCTTGAAACCAGAGATATTACCAGAGATGAATACGAAAAAGCGAAAGCAGAGCCGATTGTTGCTAATTATTATGGTGCAGCGTTAGAGTTTCGTGCTGATTATGTTACAGAGATGGTTCGTCAAGAAATTGTAAAACGTTATGGTGAAAATATTGCTTACAATAAAGGCTTAAAAGTTTATGCAACGGTGCTTTCAGCTGATCAAAAAGCGGCACAAGATGCATTACGTGATAACTTGATTGATTATGATCGTAAACATGGCTGGCGTGGTGCTGAAAAATTATGGACAGGAAGTGAAGCTTGGGATGATGAGAAAATTATCGAGTATTTAAGTAAATTGCCAAAATCAGAGCCTTTTACGCCAGCGGTAGTAATGCAAGCAGATAAATCGAAGTATGCTATTTTATTAGCAAATGGAGATACGTCCACTTTAAAACGTACTAATGCTTCTTTTGCTCCTAAAGGGCTAAAAGTGGGTGAACAAATTTGGGTGAGACAAAATAAAAACAAAGAGTGGGCTTTAGGTCAAATTCCAGAAGTAAACTCTGCTTTAGTTTCAATTAATAGTGAAAATGGAGCCATTGAAGCTATTGTTGGTGGTTTTAGTTTTGAGCAGAGCCGTTTTAATCGTGCAACTCAATCTGTAGTGCAAGTGGGATCTGCGATTAAGCCATTTATTTATACAGCAGCAATGAATAAAGGTTTAAGTCTTTCTACTACAATCAGCGATGGTCAGATTGTCATTAAAAAGAAAGGACAGAAAGAATGGAGACCTAAAAATGCCGATGGAGTTTATGGTGGACCAGTAAGGGTAAGAGTTGCGTTAGGTAAGTCTAGAAATATGGTGGCAATTCGCGTGTTACAAATGGCTGGAATTGATTATGTCGCCGACTATTTACAACGTTTTGGCTTTAACCCTAATCAATATGTAGCGACAGAATCTCTGGCATTAGGTGCCGCTTCTTTCACGCCATTAGAAATGGCCCGAGCTTATGCCGTATTTAATAATGGTGGTTATTTAATTGAACCATATATTATTGATCGCATTATTGATGCTCAAGGCTATGAGCTTTATCAAGCGAATCCTGTTGTCGCTTGTTTACTTTGTAATCATCCTGTTATTTATTCTGAACCGCAATATTTCGATTCCGTAAAAATTCACGATGAAACACAGGTTGGCACTATGCCTACAACAACATCTAATAACAATGAAGAGGTTGTTGAAGATATCACTGATATAGAACCTGAATTACAAGCCGATAACGCTGAAAAAAGTGCACCTAGTTTAATGGCAGAGTCTTCTCACCACATTAAAGGATTACGCTATGCACCGCATGTTATTAGTAATGAATTAGCATTTTTAATGCGTAGTGCTTTAGCTACCGCTGTTACTGGCGAGCCTGAATATGGTTGGAGAGGGACGAGTTATAAAATGTTAAACACAATTAAGCGTGCTGATGTAGGTGGTAAAACAGGTACAACTAATAATGCAAAAGCAACCTGGTATGCTGGCTTTGGTGCAGATATTTCAACCGTAGTTTATGTTGGCTTTGATAATAATAAACGTTTAGGTAAAGGCGCTTCAGGCTCAGCCACAGCATTGCCAGCTTGGACGAACTATATGAAAGTTGCATTAGCGGATAAAAAGGTTGAAAAAGAGATTGTGCCAAAAAATATTGTTGAGGTGAAAATTGATCCTAGCAGTGGTTTTTTAGGCGATGGTCGTAAAGAGTTCTTTATTAAAGGAACTGAGCCCACAAAACGCTATGTGATTGAAAGAGGTTATACGGAAAAACCTCCAATGCAAACTTCTCCAGATCAATTAGGGCTTCCGCCGTCGGGTGGAGCACAAAGTGGTGAGTTATTCTAA